From one Xyrauchen texanus isolate HMW12.3.18 chromosome 17, RBS_HiC_50CHRs, whole genome shotgun sequence genomic stretch:
- the LOC127658408 gene encoding uncharacterized protein KIAA1143 homolog, which yields MSKKGNVSWVKPAEPTFLKKFKIDVGFKDGPTVETKKQQMPQGEDDSGDSDREDEMPQVVVLKKGDLSAEDVVKIKKDTTDSKTDDQPPLDGKIVFKKPIKRSSDKFEGITASSSKKKKHEDGEKKESNAGVKVKNNSLLSFGGGDEEEEDD from the exons ATGAGTAAAAAAGGTAATGTATCATGGGTGAAGCCAGCTGAGCCAACGTTTTTGAAGAAGTTCAAGATTGATGTTGGTTTTAAAGACGGGCCGACAGTGGAGACTAAA AAACAGCAGATGCCGCAAGGTGAAGATGACAGTGGTGACAGTGATCGGGAGGATGAAATGCCCCAAGTTGTGGTCCTGAAAAAGGGAGATCTGAGTGCTGAAGATGTAGTGAAAATCAAAAAAGATACGACGGATTCCAAGACAG ATGATCAGCCTCCCCTGGATGGAAAGATCGTCTTTAAGAAGCCTATCAAACGTTCCTCTGATAAATTTGAAGGCATTACTGCCAGCTCTAGCAAGAAGAAGAAACACGAGGATGGTGAGAAGAAAGAGTCAAATGCAGGTGTTAAAGTAAAGAACAACAGTCTACTATCTTTTGGTGgtggtgatgaggaggaggaagatgactAG